A window of the Gammaproteobacteria bacterium genome harbors these coding sequences:
- a CDS encoding tryptophan--tRNA ligase: MNTVLPGQPMRVLSGMRPTGRLHLGHYHGVLKNWIKLQNEYECFFFVADWHALTTHYEDPGVIGDSVWEMVIDWLAAGVDPQHAVLFFQSRIPQHAELYTLLSMITPLSWLERVPTYKDQQQKLKDKDLSTYGFLGYPLLQAADILMYRAGGVPVGEDQVVHVELTREVARRFNHIYGREPGYEEKAEAAIKKMGKKAAKLYRECLTAYQEKGDDEALAKARQVLENQQNITLGDRERLFGFLEGGGRIILPEPQALLTTAAKMPGLDGQKMSKSYNNTIALRDDAVTIEKNLRTMPTDTNRVRRDDPGDPGRCPVWQFHEVYSDDKTREWAREGCTTAGIGCVECKQPVISAVLAELEPIQQRAAEFSRDAALVQNIITEGCQRARDVAEETMEEVRAAMGLQY, translated from the coding sequence ATGAACACTGTTTTACCCGGCCAGCCGATGCGCGTGCTTTCCGGTATGCGGCCTACTGGCCGCTTGCACCTGGGCCATTACCACGGCGTCCTGAAAAACTGGATCAAGCTGCAGAATGAATACGAGTGTTTCTTTTTTGTCGCTGATTGGCATGCGCTGACGACGCACTACGAGGACCCGGGTGTTATCGGTGACAGCGTCTGGGAAATGGTGATTGACTGGCTGGCGGCGGGTGTGGATCCGCAGCATGCGGTGCTGTTTTTCCAGTCCCGGATTCCCCAGCATGCGGAGCTCTATACGTTGTTGTCGATGATAACGCCGCTATCATGGCTGGAACGGGTGCCGACCTACAAGGATCAGCAACAAAAACTCAAGGACAAGGATTTATCTACCTACGGTTTCCTGGGTTACCCGCTGTTGCAGGCCGCCGACATTCTCATGTACCGCGCCGGCGGCGTGCCTGTCGGTGAAGACCAGGTGGTGCACGTGGAGCTGACCCGGGAAGTGGCGCGTCGGTTCAACCATATCTATGGCCGCGAGCCCGGTTACGAGGAAAAGGCCGAGGCGGCGATCAAGAAAATGGGCAAAAAGGCCGCCAAGCTGTACCGTGAGTGCCTGACAGCTTACCAGGAAAAGGGTGATGACGAAGCCTTGGCCAAGGCCAGGCAAGTGCTGGAGAATCAGCAAAATATTACCCTGGGCGACCGGGAGCGGCTGTTCGGCTTCCTTGAGGGCGGCGGCCGTATCATTCTGCCTGAGCCACAGGCACTGCTGACGACAGCGGCCAAGATGCCAGGCCTGGACGGGCAAAAAATGTCCAAGTCCTACAATAATACGATTGCCTTGCGTGATGACGCGGTAACGATTGAGAAGAATTTGCGTACCATGCCAACCGACACCAATCGCGTGCGTCGTGATGATCCGGGTGACCCGGGCCGGTGCCCGGTATGGCAGTTCCACGAGGTCTATTCCGATGACAAGACCCGGGAATGGGCCAGGGAAGGTTGTACAACTGCCGGGATTGGCTGTGTTGAATGCAAGCAGCCGGTCATCAGCGCCGTGCTGGCGGAGCTGGAGCCGATTCAGCAACGGGCAGCCGAGTTTTCCAGGGATGCGGCGCTGGTGCAGAATATCATCACCGAGGGCTGTCAGCGGGCCCGTGATGTTGCTGAAGAGACCATGGAAGAAGTGCGTGCCGCCATGGGCCTGCAATACTAA
- a CDS encoding L-threonylcarbamoyladenylate synthase → MAQYFEIHPVNPQVRLIRQAVEILHGGGVIAYPTDSSYALGCHLGDKAAMDKISRIRRLGQEHDFTLVCSDLSELANYAKVSNADFRLLKHCTPGPYTFVLPASREVPRRLLNPKRKTIGLRVPDNAIVRALLESLGEPIMSATLMLPGDSLPLNDPQEIRERLERELDLVIDGGACPLEPTTVVRLLDGTPELLRRGKGDLECLGLSELLPEDEFA, encoded by the coding sequence GTGGCGCAGTATTTTGAGATACATCCGGTGAATCCCCAGGTCAGGCTGATTCGCCAGGCTGTGGAGATCCTGCACGGTGGCGGTGTCATTGCCTACCCAACCGACTCCAGCTACGCGCTGGGTTGTCACCTGGGCGACAAGGCGGCGATGGACAAAATCAGCCGGATTCGACGCCTGGGCCAGGAGCATGATTTTACCCTGGTGTGCAGCGACCTGTCCGAATTGGCGAACTATGCTAAGGTCAGCAATGCCGATTTCCGGTTGCTCAAGCATTGTACGCCTGGCCCGTATACCTTTGTTTTGCCGGCATCCCGGGAAGTGCCTCGGCGCCTGCTGAATCCGAAGCGCAAGACTATCGGCCTGCGCGTGCCCGACAACGCCATTGTCCGGGCGCTTCTGGAGTCACTTGGCGAGCCCATCATGAGCGCGACCCTGATGTTGCCCGGGGACAGTTTGCCGCTGAATGACCCGCAGGAAATACGTGAGCGACTCGAGCGCGAGCTGGACCTGGTGATAGATGGCGGCGCTTGCCCGCTGGAGCCCACGACCGTGGTGCGACTCCTGGACGGTACTCCCGAACTGCTCAGGCGAGGCAAGGGTGATCTCGAATGCCTGGGGCTGTCGGAGCTACTGCCAGAAGATGAGTTCGCCTGA
- a CDS encoding PHP domain-containing protein produces the protein MNRCYDLHTHTHLSDGSLSPKELVNAAAVAGVQVLALTDHDTTAGLEEAAVLAAEQDIEFVPGVEISATWSGRTVHIVGLQIDPANETLQRGLDRLVAIRHERAAVMSQKLVKKGFDSMEQELRNHVHGPIVSRTHFARALVSAGHARDIPQAFKKYLSGGKAGYAQTEWASLEQAVEWIRVAGGHAVIAHPGRYKLGSGRLRALFAEFAEIGGEAVEVISGSQHPGETEKISRFAKEFQLMASVGSDYHGPEQRWLSLGRLPKLPVECDPIWRRWLDSSGDPGTS, from the coding sequence ATGAATCGATGTTACGATCTTCATACACACACCCATCTATCGGATGGCAGTTTGTCGCCAAAAGAGCTGGTAAATGCGGCCGCCGTAGCCGGCGTACAGGTGCTGGCACTGACTGATCACGATACCACCGCCGGGCTTGAAGAGGCTGCGGTACTGGCAGCGGAGCAGGATATCGAGTTTGTTCCCGGTGTCGAGATATCGGCAACCTGGTCGGGTAGAACGGTGCATATTGTCGGACTTCAAATCGATCCCGCCAACGAAACCCTGCAGCGCGGCCTGGACCGACTGGTGGCGATTCGCCATGAGCGTGCGGCGGTCATGAGTCAGAAACTGGTTAAGAAGGGTTTTGATTCCATGGAACAGGAGTTACGAAACCATGTGCATGGACCCATCGTCAGTCGCACCCATTTTGCCCGCGCGCTGGTGAGTGCCGGACATGCACGCGATATTCCCCAGGCATTCAAGAAATATCTCAGCGGCGGCAAGGCGGGGTATGCACAAACTGAATGGGCCAGCCTTGAACAGGCCGTGGAATGGATACGTGTTGCTGGTGGTCATGCAGTTATTGCTCATCCAGGTCGCTACAAGCTTGGCAGCGGGCGCTTGCGTGCGTTGTTTGCTGAATTTGCCGAGATTGGCGGTGAAGCCGTGGAGGTGATTTCAGGCAGCCAGCACCCAGGTGAAACCGAGAAGATATCCCGTTTTGCCAAGGAGTTTCAGCTCATGGCGTCAGTAGGTTCGGACTACCACGGTCCGGAGCAACGCTGGCTCAGTCTTGGGCGCTTGCCGAAACTGCCCGTGGAGTGTGATCCGATCTGGCGACGGTGGCTGGACTCAAGTGGTGATCCCGGGACTTCATAG
- a CDS encoding septation protein A: protein MKFLYDFFPLILFFAAFKLHGIYAATATAIVASFIQVGWYYWRHRKFETAHIVGLAAISFFGGLTLLLQDETFIKWKPSIVYWILAGVFLVSGLRGGRSITQRMFDGQVKLPDTMWRNLNLQWVVFFVVVGLLNVYVAFYYGLDLADDMRREIWVNFKVFGLMALTFVFVIIQAIIMSRHMEETDDNKTSGEQS, encoded by the coding sequence ATGAAGTTTTTATACGATTTTTTTCCACTCATCCTGTTTTTTGCCGCGTTCAAGTTACACGGAATCTATGCGGCAACGGCAACCGCGATTGTCGCCTCCTTCATCCAGGTAGGCTGGTACTACTGGCGTCACCGCAAATTTGAAACTGCTCACATTGTCGGCCTGGCTGCCATCAGCTTTTTCGGTGGCCTGACCCTGCTGCTTCAGGACGAAACTTTCATCAAGTGGAAACCGAGCATCGTCTACTGGATTCTCGCCGGCGTATTCCTGGTCAGCGGCTTGCGCGGCGGTCGCTCCATTACCCAGCGCATGTTTGATGGCCAGGTCAAGCTGCCTGACACAATGTGGCGCAACCTGAACCTGCAATGGGTGGTGTTTTTTGTCGTCGTGGGCCTGCTGAACGTTTATGTTGCCTTTTATTATGGTCTCGACCTTGCTGATGACATGCGTCGGGAAATCTGGGTCAACTTCAAGGTCTTTGGCCTGATGGCACTGACATTTGTATTTGTCATCATCCAGGCGATCATCATGTCTCGTCACATGGAAGAAACGGATGACAACAAAACAAGCGGGGAGCAATCCTGA
- a CDS encoding YciI family protein: MYYVIIGTDVDNSLEKRLAVRAAHLARLEALNKQGRLLVAGPCPAIDAEDPGQAGFSGSVVIAEFDSLHDANNWANDDPYISGGVYRDVVVKPYKKVLP; the protein is encoded by the coding sequence ATGTACTATGTCATAATTGGTACCGATGTCGATAACAGCCTGGAAAAACGACTGGCGGTGCGCGCCGCCCACCTTGCGCGTCTCGAAGCACTGAACAAGCAGGGACGATTGTTGGTTGCCGGACCATGCCCGGCCATTGATGCCGAAGACCCCGGTCAGGCCGGCTTTAGCGGCAGCGTCGTGATTGCCGAGTTTGATTCGCTACATGATGCGAACAACTGGGCCAATGACGATCCTTATATCAGCGGCGGTGTTTACCGTGATGTTGTGGTCAAGCCATACAAAAAGGTACTGCCATGA
- a CDS encoding BolA family transcriptional regulator — translation MNERAQEIERRLRDTLKPESLEIIDESHLHAGHAGAKGGAGHYVVTIVADAFRNLNTMSRHRLVYTALGDMMPREIHALSIKAFDPDEI, via the coding sequence ATGAATGAACGGGCACAGGAAATAGAGCGCAGGCTGCGTGATACACTGAAACCGGAAAGCCTGGAGATTATTGACGAAAGTCATTTACATGCCGGTCATGCCGGGGCCAAGGGTGGTGCCGGTCATTATGTTGTTACCATAGTTGCCGACGCCTTTCGCAACCTGAACACCATGTCACGGCACCGCCTGGTTTACACCGCGCTGGGCGACATGATGCCACGGGAAATCCATGCGCTCAGCATCAAGGCATTTGACCCTGATGAAATATAG
- a CDS encoding response regulator transcription factor: protein MKIALLEDDEHQARLLQLWLQQMGYDCETFGTGQEFMRAVGRESYDVHVIDWMLPDTDGIEILKWVREQKGSTIPVLFVTSRDAEEDIVKALETGADEYISKPVAEKEFLARFNALVRRAIPQTDNEKHLVFGNYDVDCVGRNIKTGDDTIDLTNKEFELALFLFRNIGRILSRGYILETVWGRSAKINTRTVDTHISRLRNKLNLNPDGGWKLSAIYQHGYRLEHIGGSEPGAASSAGQAHEVMH, encoded by the coding sequence ATGAAGATTGCACTTCTTGAAGACGATGAGCACCAGGCCAGGTTGTTGCAATTGTGGTTGCAGCAGATGGGTTACGACTGCGAAACCTTTGGTACCGGTCAGGAATTCATGCGTGCAGTGGGCCGGGAAAGTTACGATGTTCATGTTATTGACTGGATGTTGCCTGATACCGACGGAATAGAGATTCTCAAGTGGGTGCGAGAACAGAAGGGTTCCACAATCCCGGTGCTGTTTGTCACCTCCCGCGATGCCGAAGAGGATATCGTCAAGGCGCTGGAGACCGGCGCCGACGAATATATCTCAAAGCCGGTAGCGGAGAAGGAATTCCTCGCCCGGTTTAACGCCCTGGTAAGGCGGGCGATACCGCAAACCGATAATGAGAAGCACCTTGTGTTTGGCAACTATGACGTCGACTGTGTCGGGCGAAATATCAAGACCGGCGATGACACCATTGATCTTACCAACAAGGAATTTGAACTGGCTCTGTTCCTGTTCAGGAATATTGGCCGTATTCTTTCGCGGGGCTATATACTAGAAACTGTGTGGGGGCGTTCCGCCAAGATTAATACCCGCACTGTAGATACTCACATAAGTCGTTTGCGCAACAAGCTTAACCTGAATCCTGATGGAGGCTGGAAGCTGTCCGCCATATATCAGCACGGGTATCGTCTGGAACACATTGGTGGTAGTGAACCAGGGGCGGCAAGTTCTGCCGGGCAGGCTCATGAAGTGATGCACTGA
- a CDS encoding PAS domain S-box protein, whose amino-acid sequence MQPTNLAKSKASPVFGTRKEHLPILILVAVIGLAVTISAYVKVRDWELSRELSSYEKRSQTYVVVLKGRLEQYLAQMKAAKRFYESSQEVSSSSFHLFVDPIIRDYPEIDAIIWVPRVTRVTRTERAKFERNLSASHRSKKQIYEVAQNTGYPEKKRGTAEVYYPVADVSPRTTHGYIIGYDVGSDAARRSLLQQAELTGRPVFVSNIGSLHVQENRFDALAIFPVLKSNGTDNSRGDVLGFLILELDIGTTFEASIVGLPPTGSDISVLDVSSPSAERHIYMHRTRLAHSGDPVNQNTKAVLEVRLPLELPGIKWALEFKSSSHYFSRTVNTRSWFVLVVGLMLTGGLIAVLQSNARKMLEVEGLVGTRTEQLQATEYKQRAILEAVAEGVVTIDSQGNIETFNPAAELVFGYTEQEVSGRNVSILLPENERVLHEQYTDKSTLNAPRIINNARDLFGQRKDGSQFPMELNVAPVMFGQKRGFVGILRDITKRKQAADELMQAKEQAEESNRAKSDFLSRMSHELRTPLNAILGFAQVLELDEQSLSEDQQDSVRHILKGGYHLLELINEVLDLAKVESGKISLSIEPVETRELVEACYLLAKPLADKAEIAIQVQFEPDVSAVLADRVRLKQVLMNLISNAIKYNRPKGKVDIKVANAEAGQVRFTVTDTGPGIDLNDISKLFEPFHRLNAENSDIEGSGIGLTITEKLLKIMAGKIVVESHVGKGSSFIVELPVAEMPAGFESGDDEGTPNPGFAEAGDISGLSILYIEDNPANLKLVQHILGRRYDFTLLSADNAVLGLELAAAHVPDLVLMDINLPGMDGFEAMEKLQQDPATVDIPVIAVSANAMPGDVGRGMSAGFRAYVTKPIDIGEFLAAIDAVLQDRPAGQG is encoded by the coding sequence ATGCAACCTACCAATCTGGCGAAATCCAAGGCTTCACCTGTCTTCGGCACAAGGAAAGAACATCTTCCAATACTGATCCTGGTTGCGGTTATCGGACTGGCAGTCACTATATCTGCCTATGTCAAGGTTCGGGACTGGGAGCTGTCCCGGGAGCTCTCATCCTATGAGAAACGTAGCCAGACCTACGTCGTGGTCCTGAAGGGTCGTCTTGAGCAATACCTGGCTCAAATGAAAGCCGCAAAACGGTTTTACGAATCCTCGCAAGAAGTGAGCAGCTCCAGCTTTCACCTGTTTGTCGACCCAATTATTCGCGACTACCCGGAGATCGACGCGATTATCTGGGTGCCCAGGGTGACCAGGGTGACCAGGACAGAGCGAGCGAAGTTCGAACGCAATCTGTCAGCGAGCCATCGTTCAAAAAAACAGATTTACGAAGTAGCTCAAAACACCGGTTACCCGGAAAAGAAACGCGGAACTGCCGAAGTCTACTACCCGGTAGCCGATGTCTCACCAAGGACAACTCACGGCTACATTATCGGGTACGATGTCGGCTCTGATGCGGCACGCAGGTCCCTGCTGCAGCAGGCTGAGCTAACCGGGAGGCCGGTATTTGTTTCCAACATAGGGTCTTTGCACGTCCAGGAGAATCGCTTTGACGCATTAGCGATTTTCCCGGTGCTGAAGAGTAATGGAACGGATAATTCCAGGGGCGACGTGCTGGGATTTCTTATTCTTGAGCTGGATATCGGTACTACATTTGAGGCGTCCATTGTCGGCTTGCCGCCGACTGGCAGCGATATTTCGGTTCTGGATGTATCGTCGCCATCAGCGGAGCGCCATATCTATATGCATCGCACCCGACTGGCTCATTCAGGGGACCCGGTCAACCAGAATACAAAAGCGGTGCTTGAAGTCAGGCTGCCCCTTGAGTTACCCGGAATAAAATGGGCCCTGGAGTTCAAATCCTCATCACATTATTTCAGTCGCACCGTCAATACACGCTCGTGGTTTGTCCTGGTGGTTGGGTTAATGCTGACTGGAGGATTGATCGCGGTATTACAATCCAATGCCCGGAAAATGCTGGAGGTTGAAGGGCTGGTGGGGACCCGAACCGAGCAGCTGCAAGCCACTGAGTACAAGCAGCGCGCAATACTCGAAGCTGTTGCCGAGGGCGTGGTAACCATAGACTCACAAGGTAATATTGAAACCTTTAATCCGGCCGCAGAGCTCGTATTCGGTTACACCGAACAAGAGGTTTCCGGCAGAAATGTATCTATTCTGCTGCCGGAAAATGAACGTGTTCTTCATGAACAATACACCGATAAATCGACTCTTAATGCTCCGCGGATCATCAATAATGCCAGGGATCTTTTTGGTCAGCGAAAAGACGGAAGCCAGTTTCCAATGGAGCTGAATGTCGCGCCGGTAATGTTTGGTCAGAAACGCGGTTTTGTCGGTATTTTGAGAGACATCACCAAGCGAAAACAGGCAGCCGATGAGCTGATGCAAGCCAAGGAACAAGCTGAAGAGTCCAACAGGGCGAAATCCGATTTCCTGTCAAGAATGAGTCACGAGTTGCGTACGCCGTTGAATGCCATACTCGGATTTGCCCAGGTGCTGGAACTGGATGAGCAATCGCTCAGTGAAGATCAGCAGGATTCTGTTCGACACATCCTCAAGGGCGGCTATCATCTTCTGGAATTGATCAATGAAGTACTGGATCTGGCCAAGGTGGAAAGCGGAAAGATTTCACTTTCCATTGAGCCTGTTGAAACCAGGGAGCTGGTAGAAGCGTGTTATCTGCTGGCGAAGCCGTTGGCAGACAAGGCAGAGATTGCCATCCAGGTTCAATTTGAGCCAGATGTCAGTGCGGTATTGGCTGACCGGGTGCGTCTGAAACAGGTGTTGATGAACCTGATCTCCAACGCTATCAAGTACAACAGGCCCAAGGGTAAAGTAGATATCAAGGTCGCCAACGCCGAAGCAGGGCAAGTCCGGTTTACCGTGACCGATACCGGTCCGGGAATTGATCTGAATGATATCAGCAAGTTGTTTGAACCATTTCATCGGCTCAACGCTGAAAACAGCGATATAGAAGGCAGCGGAATTGGCCTGACCATCACCGAAAAACTTCTGAAGATAATGGCCGGGAAGATTGTCGTTGAAAGCCATGTTGGCAAGGGCAGCAGCTTTATAGTTGAGTTACCCGTCGCTGAGATGCCCGCCGGGTTCGAATCCGGCGACGATGAAGGAACTCCCAACCCGGGATTTGCGGAAGCGGGAGACATCAGTGGCCTGAGCATCCTGTATATCGAGGATAACCCGGCCAACCTGAAGCTGGTTCAGCATATCCTTGGTCGGCGCTATGATTTTACGTTGTTATCCGCAGACAATGCCGTACTCGGCCTTGAGCTGGCGGCAGCGCATGTTCCCGACCTGGTATTGATGGATATTAACCTGCCGGGAATGGATGGCTTCGAAGCGATGGAAAAACTGCAGCAGGATCCCGCCACCGTTGATATTCCGGTCATTGCCGTAAGCGCCAATGCCATGCCCGGGGATGTGGGGCGAGGCATGTCTGCCGGGTTTCGGGCCTATGTTACCAAGCCTATAGACATAGGAGAGTTTCTGGCGGCGATAGACGCGGTACTGCAAGACCGGCCTGCCGGCCAGGGATAG